One Niabella beijingensis DNA window includes the following coding sequences:
- a CDS encoding fatty acid desaturase family protein produces MKTLSILTDPVYQPKKSFNFYERFWLKLMNDKRDLPFIRLLTLIHLTVVPLAILLFTPLLSGWVWWAVAVPYFYLAQFYFKGRFGLMFHCLCHRKILKPAYQQAGHNYITWIIGPLFGHSPESYFSHHMGMHHVENNNEDDASSTMAYQRDSLRSFFAYFFNFLFLGFKQTFQYLFMRKRKKLYTRLTLGEWVFIFFCIGMCFVNLKATLMVYVIPFFFARFVMMLGNWTQHSFINHSDPEDLYTNAINCINTDYNRICWNDGYHIIHHLRPGLHYTDMPGEFLKRKDELAARKAIVFDGIHYLHIFIYLMTKRYGKLADNLVNINNMFENREQAIALMKERTRRIVPVQL; encoded by the coding sequence ATGAAAACGTTATCTATATTAACTGATCCGGTATATCAGCCAAAGAAATCGTTTAATTTTTACGAGCGCTTCTGGCTGAAACTGATGAATGACAAAAGGGACCTGCCTTTTATCCGGTTACTGACACTCATTCATTTGACGGTGGTCCCCCTGGCAATCCTGCTCTTCACCCCCTTGCTGAGCGGATGGGTATGGTGGGCCGTAGCAGTTCCTTATTTTTACCTGGCCCAGTTCTATTTCAAAGGAAGATTCGGATTGATGTTTCACTGCCTTTGCCACCGGAAGATCCTTAAGCCCGCCTATCAGCAGGCTGGTCATAATTACATCACCTGGATCATCGGACCTTTATTCGGTCATTCGCCCGAAAGCTATTTCAGTCATCATATGGGCATGCACCATGTTGAGAATAACAACGAAGACGATGCCAGCAGCACTATGGCATATCAACGCGACAGCCTCCGGAGCTTTTTTGCCTACTTTTTTAATTTCCTTTTCCTGGGCTTCAAACAGACATTCCAATACCTTTTCATGAGGAAGCGGAAGAAACTTTATACGCGGCTTACCCTGGGAGAATGGGTCTTTATCTTTTTTTGTATCGGGATGTGTTTTGTAAATCTCAAAGCAACATTGATGGTGTATGTCATCCCGTTTTTCTTTGCGCGTTTTGTGATGATGCTGGGCAACTGGACGCAACATTCGTTCATCAATCACAGCGATCCGGAAGATCTGTACACCAACGCGATCAACTGTATCAATACTGATTATAACAGGATCTGCTGGAACGACGGCTATCACATCATCCATCATCTGAGACCGGGACTGCATTATACGGATATGCCGGGCGAATTTCTGAAACGCAAGGATGAACTTGCGGCACGGAAGGCCATCGTATTTGACGGCATTCATTACCTGCATATTTTTATCTACCTGATGACAAAACGTTATGGCAAGCTTGCAGATAATCTTGTAAACATCAACAATATGTTTGAAAACAGGGAGCAGGCTATAGCATTGATGAAAGAACGTACCCGCCGGATTGTACCGGTGCAGCTCTAA
- a CDS encoding ribonuclease H-like YkuK family protein → MHNKTKQWRKLTGEKITTYIEEELRGVIQRERLLGSQLKVCIGTDSQVKGADTEFATAIVFIRKGRGGFMYLNNETTREKMSIRQRMMTEVTRSIEVAYALSGVFNTHQVDMEVHVDINTDPMYKSHDALKEAIGYITGMGFAFKAKPEAFASSCCANKVVQ, encoded by the coding sequence ATGCATAATAAGACAAAACAATGGAGGAAACTGACCGGTGAAAAAATTACAACCTATATTGAAGAAGAACTGCGTGGGGTGATCCAGCGTGAGCGCCTGCTGGGCAGCCAGCTAAAGGTATGCATCGGTACCGATAGCCAGGTGAAGGGTGCGGACACTGAATTTGCAACAGCTATTGTATTCATCCGTAAGGGCCGTGGTGGTTTTATGTACCTGAATAATGAAACCACACGTGAGAAAATGAGCATTCGTCAACGGATGATGACGGAGGTTACGCGTAGTATCGAAGTGGCGTATGCGCTAAGCGGCGTATTTAACACCCACCAGGTGGATATGGAAGTTCACGTGGATATCAACACGGATCCGATGTATAAAAGTCATGATGCCCTGAAAGAGGCCATCGGTTATATCACGGGGATGGGATTTGCATTTAAAGCCAAACCCGAGGCCTTTGCCAGTTCCTGCTGTGCCAATAAGGTAGTGCAGTAA
- a CDS encoding EcsC family protein — MNRYEQIAFSEMKRWQFNMQRPPGIFNRLSKRTQDKINALIPEKVHKGITVVIKQMIHAVLFGAKHTTAKPLKNAALILREQTVKEKIKFYRSAAAVEGGITGAGGFFMALADFPLLLALKLKLLYEIASVYGIDLEDYRERVYLLHIFELAFSSSQHRNEVYRKIEDWNVKMQAMPADVSEFDWRRFQQEYRDYIDLAKMAQLLPVVGAPVGFIANYQLVKKLGTTAMNAYRMRLLTTQL; from the coding sequence ATGAACCGATATGAACAGATCGCTTTTTCTGAAATGAAGCGCTGGCAATTCAATATGCAGCGTCCGCCGGGTATATTCAACCGGCTTTCAAAGCGAACGCAGGATAAGATCAATGCCCTGATACCGGAAAAAGTGCATAAGGGCATTACGGTGGTGATCAAACAAATGATCCATGCCGTATTGTTCGGTGCCAAACATACCACGGCTAAGCCTCTCAAGAATGCTGCTCTTATATTGAGAGAACAAACGGTAAAAGAAAAGATAAAGTTTTACAGAAGTGCCGCTGCCGTGGAGGGCGGCATTACAGGGGCCGGTGGGTTCTTTATGGCACTGGCAGACTTCCCGCTGCTGCTGGCACTGAAGCTGAAACTGTTGTATGAGATCGCTTCGGTATATGGAATTGATCTGGAAGATTACCGGGAGCGGGTATACCTCCTCCATATTTTTGAACTGGCTTTTTCAAGCAGTCAGCACCGCAACGAAGTGTACAGGAAAATCGAAGACTGGAACGTGAAAATGCAGGCGATGCCGGCAGATGTATCGGAATTTGACTGGCGCCGTTTCCAACAGGAATACCGCGACTATATCGACCTGGCAAAAATGGCACAACTGTTGCCGGTAGTAGGAGCACCGGTAGGGTTTATTGCGAATTACCAGCTGGTAAAAAAGCTGGGTACAACTGCCATGAACGCTTACCGGATGCGGTTGTTAACGACGCAGTTGTAA
- a CDS encoding PA0069 family radical SAM protein: MENKLQQDHFKVAVSKKEEEQQYLQGRGAQINTPNRFLKNETVKEHIEAIDDWGEANVPTQYLEQEARTIVNKVESPDVGMAYSMNAYAGCEHGCIYCYARNVHEYWGYSAGLDFEQKIIVKKNAPQLLRKQLMHPGWTPHPIMLSGNTDCYQPAEKKYRLTRGLLEVCNEFNQPVGILTKNAGILRDKDVLQEMARKNIVRAMVSITSFNEDLRRVMEPRTTTALQRLKVIEELSSAGVTMGVMMGPMIPGLNDHEMQRIMKAASERGATFTAYTFIRLNGAIKLLFHDWLYKNFPDRADKIWHLIEQSHNGKVNDSRWGLRMRGEGNIAQMIAQQYAKYGKIYHMNEGETGLSRSAFRRPGQQGTLF, encoded by the coding sequence ATGGAAAATAAACTACAGCAGGACCATTTTAAAGTGGCTGTTTCAAAAAAAGAAGAAGAGCAACAATATTTGCAGGGCCGGGGCGCACAGATCAATACACCCAACCGGTTCCTTAAAAATGAAACGGTAAAGGAACATATTGAAGCCATCGATGATTGGGGGGAGGCGAATGTACCTACCCAATACCTGGAACAGGAGGCGAGGACGATTGTGAATAAAGTGGAAAGTCCGGATGTGGGGATGGCTTATAGTATGAATGCCTATGCCGGATGTGAGCATGGCTGCATTTATTGCTATGCCCGTAATGTGCATGAATACTGGGGGTACAGCGCAGGGCTGGATTTTGAACAAAAGATCATTGTAAAAAAAAATGCACCGCAGCTGTTGCGCAAACAACTGATGCATCCCGGGTGGACGCCACATCCGATCATGCTGAGCGGGAATACGGATTGTTACCAGCCTGCTGAAAAAAAATACCGCTTGACCCGCGGCCTGCTGGAGGTCTGTAATGAATTCAACCAGCCCGTGGGTATTCTTACAAAGAATGCGGGTATTCTCCGGGATAAAGATGTACTGCAGGAAATGGCCCGGAAAAATATTGTACGGGCAATGGTCTCCATCACTTCTTTTAATGAAGACCTGCGCCGGGTGATGGAGCCCCGTACCACCACGGCCCTACAGCGGTTAAAAGTGATCGAGGAGCTGAGCAGTGCCGGCGTAACGATGGGCGTGATGATGGGACCGATGATTCCGGGGTTGAACGATCACGAAATGCAACGGATCATGAAAGCCGCTTCCGAACGGGGGGCTACTTTTACCGCGTATACTTTTATCCGGCTGAACGGCGCCATCAAATTATTGTTTCACGACTGGCTCTATAAGAATTTTCCGGACCGGGCAGATAAGATCTGGCACCTGATCGAGCAAAGCCATAATGGTAAAGTGAACGATTCCCGATGGGGGCTCCGGATGCGCGGCGAAGGGAATATCGCGCAGATGATCGCACAGCAATATGCCAAGTATGGTAAAATATACCATATGAACGAAGGCGAGACCGGTCTGAGCCGGAGTGCCTTCCGCCGCCCGGGGCAACAGGGAACACTGTTTTGA
- a CDS encoding serine hydrolase domain-containing protein, with protein sequence MNHLSAVNAQFNKKLEAIVTSEYPVAAAPGIAVLVQSGDSLFRQCVGQASLQPGGIAITRETAFRLASVSKQFTARAVYELKMAGKLSYDTKLEAVFDQLPPSISSITVGQLLQHTSGIWDYEDLIPEERTAQLTDDDVLQLVRQKDTTYFPPGSAFRYSNTGYCLLALVVERISGMPFPEFLKQQLFDPLQLSGAQVYEAGKEIAHRAYGYHPEQQTFRFADQSVTSATKGDGGVYMSVTAYSRWADDLFRSAGDRSGYFKAITGKAVPVKEGIRYNLGWFICREEDGSIAVFHSGESTGFHNIVYLNPQRKIKIILFSNRDDLKIAALFDRISKELRAGPAAQLHSGSPLFTWLSRLYADE encoded by the coding sequence ATGAATCATTTATCTGCGGTAAACGCACAGTTTAATAAAAAGCTGGAAGCGATAGTGACCAGCGAATATCCTGTTGCTGCAGCGCCCGGTATTGCGGTGCTGGTGCAATCGGGCGACAGCCTGTTTAGGCAATGCGTGGGGCAGGCTTCGTTGCAGCCCGGGGGAATAGCCATAACCCGGGAAACCGCGTTCCGTCTGGCTTCTGTCAGCAAACAGTTTACTGCCCGGGCCGTTTATGAATTGAAAATGGCCGGCAAACTCAGCTATGATACAAAGCTGGAGGCTGTTTTTGATCAGCTGCCCCCGTCGATAAGCAGCATTACGGTCGGGCAGTTATTGCAACATACTTCGGGGATATGGGATTATGAAGACCTTATCCCGGAAGAACGGACTGCTCAGCTGACGGATGATGATGTATTGCAGCTGGTGCGGCAGAAGGATACTACTTATTTTCCACCGGGGTCTGCTTTCCGGTACAGCAATACCGGCTATTGTTTGCTGGCACTGGTGGTGGAGCGGATCAGCGGCATGCCGTTTCCGGAGTTTCTGAAGCAGCAGCTCTTTGATCCGTTGCAACTTTCCGGTGCGCAGGTATACGAAGCCGGCAAAGAAATTGCTCACCGGGCGTATGGCTATCACCCGGAACAGCAGACCTTCCGGTTTGCCGATCAAAGCGTCACCAGCGCTACCAAAGGAGATGGTGGCGTATATATGTCTGTGACGGCTTACAGCCGCTGGGCGGATGACCTGTTCCGGTCAGCCGGTGACCGTTCCGGTTATTTTAAGGCGATTACCGGCAAGGCGGTACCGGTGAAAGAAGGGATCCGCTACAACCTGGGATGGTTTATATGCAGGGAGGAGGACGGAAGTATTGCTGTTTTTCATTCAGGAGAAAGCACCGGTTTTCATAATATCGTTTACCTAAATCCGCAGCGAAAGATAAAGATCATCCTGTTCAGCAACCGCGACGATCTGAAGATCGCAGCGCTTTTTGACCGGATCTCCAAAGAACTCCGGGCGGGCCCTGCAGCACAGTTACATTCCGGCAGCCCGCTCTTTACCTGGCTTAGCAGACTGTATGCGGATGAATAA
- a CDS encoding 2'-5' RNA ligase family protein: MQAIESVKAVAVAEYLLLITPHEDLFNRIRLEKQLFFEKYKAPEAVRGKPHLTLVRFKQFEGAEERIRQKLRSQAAEWSPFCVELAGYGSFPSHTIYLNVATKSGIQNLVKSIRTDSQALMKLDKDNKPHFILEPHITIARRLKPWQHEAGWLEYRNKNFNAKFMAHAMTLLKRTEETAPYRKVEHFEFAGRSLLPKQGVMF; the protein is encoded by the coding sequence ATGCAAGCTATAGAATCTGTAAAAGCGGTGGCCGTTGCTGAATACCTGTTATTGATAACACCCCATGAGGATCTTTTTAACCGTATCCGGTTGGAAAAGCAATTGTTTTTTGAAAAATACAAAGCCCCGGAGGCGGTCCGGGGCAAACCGCATCTGACACTGGTCCGGTTCAAACAGTTTGAGGGAGCAGAGGAGCGGATCCGGCAGAAGCTCCGGAGCCAGGCCGCCGAATGGTCGCCCTTTTGCGTGGAACTGGCCGGTTACGGGAGCTTTCCGTCCCATACGATCTATCTTAATGTGGCTACAAAGTCGGGCATCCAGAACCTGGTAAAAAGTATCCGCACCGATAGCCAGGCATTGATGAAGCTGGATAAGGATAATAAGCCGCATTTTATCCTGGAGCCGCATATCACCATTGCCCGGCGGCTGAAGCCCTGGCAGCATGAAGCAGGATGGCTGGAGTACCGGAATAAAAATTTCAATGCAAAATTCATGGCCCATGCAATGACATTGCTGAAAAGAACAGAGGAAACCGCACCGTACCGGAAGGTTGAGCATTTTGAATTTGCCGGCCGGTCTTTGCTGCCAAAGCAGGGGGTGATGTTTTGA
- a CDS encoding cation:proton antiporter: MLLNIAEATLPVTDPILKYLIVIIIVLLAPILLNKLKIPHLIGLIIAGALTGPNGFGILDRDSSIVVSGTTGLLYIMFLAGLEIDLIEFKKNKWKSITFGMYTFCIPMIIGTLSSYYLLHFNWMTSILLGSLISSHTLLAYPIVSKLGIAKDKAVNITVGGTMITDTLALLVLAVIVGMTKGQVDAAFWLRLTLSILAFGLIVLLLFPLIGRWFFKKISDKIAQFIFVLVMVYLGAVLAELAGVEGIIGAFLAGLALNRLIPSTSPLMNRVEFVGNALFIPFFLISVGMLIDFRAFIKDTETIKVAAVLTIGVIVAKYLAAWATTKTFRLNRHQLQVIFGLSLAQAAATLAAVMVGYNIIISETPDGEPIRLLNEAVLNGSILVILITCTIASLTAQKGGQELAKETGSQNEENNNSNDEGEKIMIATNALDKTEHLVQLALSIKSAANTDQLYALHIINKHDAPDESDRAGKKMLELAVHTGAAADVTVNEIIRYDDNIINGITGELKANKITDLILGYSTKPYNSVKSFALINGILDNEKVTTYVYNPVQPLSTIKNNVVVIPENAERETGFFYWLSNLWTLVKHCGGSVKFFASRNIEPLLKNLNEKNPIEYRFTEFSNWEDILILSREADKNDLITFVLSRPQYPSYNQHMDKIFTYLDRYFRSNNFLLIYPIQVKSSEADDFYISDNHFLNPTMDLEGLGKDIGRIFTRDRQP, from the coding sequence ATGCTGTTAAACATTGCAGAGGCAACACTTCCCGTTACAGATCCTATTTTAAAATACCTGATCGTCATCATTATTGTATTGCTGGCTCCGATCCTGCTGAACAAACTGAAGATCCCGCATCTTATCGGGCTGATCATAGCAGGTGCACTGACAGGACCGAACGGATTTGGTATACTGGACCGGGACAGCAGTATCGTGGTTTCCGGTACTACCGGATTACTTTACATCATGTTTTTGGCCGGACTCGAAATCGACCTGATCGAGTTCAAAAAAAATAAATGGAAAAGCATCACCTTCGGTATGTATACTTTTTGCATTCCGATGATCATCGGTACCCTCTCCAGTTATTACCTGCTGCACTTCAACTGGATGACCTCCATTTTGCTGGGAAGCCTGATCTCCTCCCATACCCTGCTGGCCTATCCTATTGTAAGCAAACTGGGTATTGCAAAAGACAAGGCAGTAAACATTACAGTAGGCGGCACCATGATCACCGATACCCTGGCACTCCTTGTTCTGGCCGTGATCGTGGGCATGACCAAAGGTCAGGTAGATGCGGCGTTCTGGCTGCGCCTGACACTGTCCATTCTTGCGTTCGGGTTGATCGTGCTGCTGCTGTTTCCACTTATCGGGAGATGGTTCTTTAAAAAGATATCCGATAAGATCGCTCAGTTCATTTTCGTGCTGGTAATGGTATACCTTGGTGCAGTGCTGGCAGAGCTTGCCGGCGTGGAAGGGATCATCGGAGCCTTTCTCGCAGGCCTTGCGCTGAACCGGCTGATCCCTTCCACATCTCCGTTAATGAACCGTGTGGAATTTGTAGGCAATGCATTATTCATTCCTTTCTTTCTGATCAGCGTGGGGATGCTGATCGACTTCCGGGCCTTTATAAAAGATACCGAAACCATAAAAGTAGCAGCCGTACTTACCATCGGGGTGATCGTTGCCAAATACCTGGCAGCCTGGGCCACTACAAAGACCTTCCGGCTGAACAGGCACCAGCTGCAGGTGATCTTCGGTCTGAGCCTGGCTCAGGCAGCCGCCACACTTGCCGCGGTAATGGTAGGCTATAACATCATCATATCCGAAACGCCCGACGGCGAACCCATCCGCCTGCTGAACGAGGCCGTGCTTAACGGATCGATCCTGGTGATCCTTATTACCTGTACGATCGCCTCACTCACTGCACAAAAAGGAGGGCAGGAACTGGCGAAAGAAACCGGCAGTCAGAATGAAGAAAACAACAACAGTAATGATGAGGGTGAAAAGATAATGATCGCTACCAATGCGCTTGATAAAACAGAGCACCTGGTACAGCTGGCACTTTCCATAAAATCTGCTGCAAATACAGATCAGCTCTACGCCCTGCACATCATCAATAAACACGACGCACCGGATGAGTCGGACAGGGCCGGGAAGAAAATGCTGGAACTGGCCGTGCATACCGGTGCCGCAGCCGATGTAACCGTAAATGAAATCATCCGTTATGATGACAACATCATCAATGGCATTACCGGCGAACTCAAGGCCAATAAGATCACCGATCTCATACTTGGCTATAGCACCAAACCGTATAACTCTGTCAAAAGTTTTGCGCTGATCAATGGCATCCTCGATAATGAGAAGGTCACTACCTATGTCTACAATCCGGTACAGCCGCTGTCTACTATAAAAAACAATGTGGTGGTCATTCCTGAAAATGCGGAACGGGAAACGGGATTCTTCTACTGGCTTTCCAACTTATGGACGCTGGTAAAGCATTGCGGCGGCAGTGTAAAGTTTTTTGCTTCCCGTAATATTGAGCCGCTGCTGAAAAATTTAAACGAGAAGAACCCGATCGAATACCGCTTTACCGAGTTTTCAAACTGGGAGGATATCCTCATCCTGTCCCGTGAGGCCGATAAGAATGACCTGATCACCTTTGTTTTGAGCCGTCCTCAGTATCCCTCCTATAATCAGCACATGGATAAGATATTCACCTATCTCGACCGGTATTTCAGATCCAATAATTTCCTGCTCATTTATCCCATACAGGTAAAATCATCCGAGGCAGATGATTTTTATATCAGTGACAATCATTTCCTCAATCCCACCATGGACCTGGAGGGGCTCGGAAAGGATATCGGACGGATTTTTACGCGGGACAGGCAGCCATAA
- the apaG gene encoding Co2+/Mg2+ efflux protein ApaG: MSSLISAGIHVTVEVFYQPEYSNALQSEFMFAYRITLENYNPFSVKLLRRSWYIFDSNGSYRQVEGEGVVGVQPVLTPGETYQYMSGCNLRSEMGKMKGSYEMENQNSHQLFSVEIPEFEMIAPSKYN; the protein is encoded by the coding sequence ATGAGCAGTTTAATTTCAGCAGGTATCCATGTAACTGTAGAAGTATTCTATCAACCGGAATACAGCAATGCATTACAGTCTGAATTTATGTTTGCTTATCGTATTACCCTCGAAAATTACAATCCGTTTTCCGTAAAGTTACTGCGCCGGAGCTGGTATATTTTTGACAGCAACGGCAGCTACCGGCAGGTAGAAGGAGAAGGGGTGGTAGGCGTGCAGCCGGTGCTGACCCCCGGAGAGACCTATCAGTACATGAGCGGATGCAACCTGCGTTCTGAAATGGGAAAGATGAAAGGCAGCTACGAAATGGAGAATCAGAACAGTCACCAGCTTTTCTCGGTGGAAATCCCCGAATTCGAAATGATCGCCCCTTCAAAATACAACTGA
- a CDS encoding NADP-dependent isocitrate dehydrogenase translates to MKIAVAKGDGIGPEIMDAVITIFKAADVPLDYDYVDMGKWVFDKGFNNGMTDEAKKTIEALGILFKGPMETPKGKGVKSINVTARKTWNTYANKRVFQTLHGVDTVFSKAGIPIDITIVRENIEDTYGGIEHMLTHDVALSRRFITRPGSMQVIRYAFEMARQKNARRITCGHKANIMKITDGLFLECFYEVAKEYPELKADDVIVDDLCMKLVVQPNNFDVVVLTNLQGDIVSDLCAGLVGGLGFAPSANIGDHICIFEAVHGTAPDIAGKNIANPTALLLSGIAMLRHLGLLEKAGQIENALLYTLEQGVHTGDFGDKSIPAVNTTEFANAIITNLGKKPELNPKPELADVASSCTVLHLDKNVMLESKETSQEKIVGVDLFIESSELPEVIAKKCQRHAGVKFNIVNVSNRGTQVWPTGSVYTNLVNQYNVRFESIDDHALTQQDVIGLYVSLSGDFKICSLELLNEWEGKKAYSLAQGQ, encoded by the coding sequence ATGAAAATTGCAGTAGCTAAAGGCGATGGTATCGGTCCGGAAATCATGGACGCAGTGATCACTATTTTTAAGGCCGCGGATGTGCCCCTTGATTATGATTATGTAGATATGGGCAAATGGGTATTTGATAAGGGCTTTAATAACGGGATGACCGATGAAGCAAAAAAGACCATCGAGGCATTGGGTATTTTATTCAAAGGGCCGATGGAGACCCCGAAAGGAAAAGGTGTTAAAAGCATCAATGTAACTGCGCGGAAAACATGGAACACCTATGCCAACAAAAGGGTATTTCAGACCCTGCATGGCGTGGACACCGTTTTCAGCAAGGCCGGCATCCCCATTGATATCACCATTGTACGGGAGAATATTGAAGATACTTACGGAGGCATCGAACACATGCTTACACATGATGTGGCATTGAGCCGCCGTTTTATTACGCGGCCCGGAAGCATGCAGGTGATCCGTTATGCTTTTGAAATGGCCCGGCAGAAAAATGCGCGCCGGATCACCTGTGGTCACAAGGCCAATATCATGAAGATCACCGACGGCCTGTTCCTTGAATGTTTTTATGAAGTGGCAAAGGAGTATCCGGAGCTGAAGGCAGATGACGTGATCGTGGATGACCTGTGTATGAAGCTGGTGGTGCAGCCGAACAACTTCGATGTGGTAGTGCTTACCAACCTGCAGGGTGACATCGTATCCGATCTTTGCGCCGGGCTGGTAGGCGGACTGGGCTTTGCCCCCTCCGCAAATATCGGTGACCATATCTGCATCTTTGAGGCCGTGCACGGAACAGCGCCCGATATCGCGGGTAAAAACATTGCCAACCCGACAGCACTGCTGCTGAGCGGTATCGCCATGCTGCGGCACCTGGGTCTGCTGGAAAAAGCCGGTCAGATCGAAAATGCGCTTCTTTACACCCTGGAGCAGGGTGTGCATACCGGCGACTTTGGCGACAAATCCATCCCCGCCGTTAATACCACGGAATTTGCCAATGCCATTATCACCAATCTGGGTAAAAAACCCGAGCTCAACCCCAAGCCGGAACTGGCAGACGTGGCAAGTTCCTGCACCGTGCTGCACCTGGATAAGAACGTAATGCTGGAGTCCAAAGAAACCAGCCAGGAAAAAATCGTGGGAGTGGATCTGTTTATCGAAAGTTCAGAGCTTCCTGAAGTGATCGCAAAAAAATGCCAGCGCCATGCCGGAGTAAAATTCAATATCGTGAATGTGAGCAACCGGGGTACGCAGGTATGGCCTACCGGATCCGTGTATACCAACCTGGTTAATCAATACAACGTGCGTTTTGAAAGCATCGATGATCATGCCTTGACACAACAGGATGTGATCGGTCTTTATGTAAGCCTGAGCGGCGACTTTAAGATCTGTTCACTGGAGTTGCTTAATGAGTGGGAAGGGAAAAAAGCCTACAGTCTTGCCCAGGGGCAATAA
- a CDS encoding ATP-binding protein has protein sequence MKPAHLLLTAFAIGSFFTGYGQHTIVEKWRTTDSIPVPESVVPVPHKNELYVSLIDGNGNEKDGKGGVGIINKDGTVKNLNWVTGLNAPKGMALYKNLLYVADITDLVVIDVKKAQVIKTIPVPGAVFLNDVTTDKKGTVYVSDTRENKIYKVTNNQPEVYLEEATSANGLKSIGTDLYVLAGKELWKLDQKKNKTIIASGFEQGGDGLEPTGDGGFIVTCWAGLIYHVSPNGTIHKMLDVQKRMNTADLAYDPITKTLYVPTFNNYSVVAYELK, from the coding sequence ATGAAACCTGCACATTTACTTTTAACCGCTTTTGCTATTGGCAGCTTCTTCACCGGTTACGGACAGCATACGATTGTTGAGAAATGGCGCACCACAGATTCGATCCCTGTTCCGGAATCGGTAGTGCCCGTTCCGCATAAAAATGAATTGTATGTATCGCTGATCGACGGAAACGGCAATGAGAAGGATGGTAAAGGAGGTGTGGGTATTATCAACAAGGACGGTACTGTTAAAAATCTCAACTGGGTCACCGGACTGAATGCCCCAAAGGGCATGGCCCTGTACAAAAATCTTTTGTATGTGGCGGATATTACAGACCTGGTCGTGATCGATGTTAAAAAAGCCCAGGTCATTAAAACGATTCCGGTGCCGGGCGCCGTTTTTCTGAATGATGTAACCACCGATAAAAAAGGAACTGTGTATGTATCGGATACCCGGGAAAATAAAATCTATAAGGTGACGAATAACCAGCCGGAGGTATACCTGGAAGAAGCAACCAGCGCCAACGGATTGAAGTCCATCGGCACCGATCTTTATGTACTTGCGGGAAAAGAACTATGGAAACTGGATCAGAAAAAAAACAAAACCATTATTGCTTCCGGTTTTGAACAGGGCGGTGACGGCCTGGAACCCACGGGGGACGGCGGTTTTATCGTAACCTGCTGGGCCGGACTGATCTACCATGTCTCGCCCAACGGCACCATCCATAAAATGCTGGATGTACAAAAGCGGATGAATACTGCCGACCTTGCTTATGACCCCATCACAAAAACACTGTATGTGCCAACCTTTAATAACTACAGTGTGGTTGCCTATGAATTAAAGTAG